GCACAACAATGGCCAATATCGAAACAGCGTAACGAAAAATTTCAGCAGGAACAGCCAAGAGGAAATATATCCCCGCAGGCAGAGCCACTAGGGTCGCGAAGCCAAGACGTGCTACACTGCTGGGCTCACCGTCTCGCCACGCACGCGGCAGATTGGGTATGGGGCCAAAAATATCCATAACTGTAAGAGCAACAAGAACCGAGACTGGGTCCATAAATTGGCTCGCAAAAGGGATGAAAACCATCGCTGTTCCAAACCCAGAAAAGCCCCTGACAACCCCTGCTATAAAAACGACCAAAATTAACCAGTAAAAACCATCGTGTTGGGCAGCATGACTGATTAATTCAGGCATCCACATTGGCAAATTGATTTCCTGCAGTCGCGTTAGGTTTGGTCCAGTCGCGCTTCACGCCAAGCCACAGCAATATCGTCGAGGCTACAAAAACAGAACTATACGTGCCCACAATAACGCCCCAGATCATAGCGAAAACGAAACCACGGATCACGTCTCCGCCAAGAAAGAACAGTGCTAACAGAGCTAGCAACGTGGTCACCGACGTCATCATCGTCCGGCTCAAGGTTTCGTTGATCGAAATGTTCATAACTTCTTTGAGCGGTTTCTGTTTGTATTTGCGCAGGTTCTCACGAACACGGTCAAACACAACAACCGTATCGTTCAGCGAGTAGCCAACAATGGTTAGAAGTGCCGCGATGATCGCAAGGTCAAAACGAATTTGGAGTTCTGAAAACACCCCAATGGTTAGCAAAACGTCATGCACCAGCGCCACAACAGCACCAACCGCAAACTGCCATTCAAATCTCAGCCAAATGTAGATGAGCACTGCTCCAATAGCCAACACCACAGCAATCATAGCCGTTTGAATGAGCTCTCCAGAAACCTTGGGCCCAACGCTCTCAACAGAGCTAAAAGTAATGTCAGGTGCCTTTTCTTGCAGAGCAATCAGAACCGCTTCAATCACTTCTGACGTCACGGCTTCTTCGCCATCTTGCGCCTGAATACGGATCATCGCCACATTTTTGTCCTCACCAAAGCTCGGATCAAACACCTCAGTAATGGTGATGTCGCCCAAGCCTAGCGGTTCGATAGAATCACGATAATCTGCAATTACGATCGGCATGCTGCTATCAGTGCGGATCGTGGTGCCACCTCTGAAATCGATGCCGTAATTCAGACCCTGCAACACAAAACTCGCGAAGGCTACAACCATCATAAAGGCTGAAATACCGAGCCAAAGTTTGTATCGCGCAAAGAAATCCCAATTCGTGTCCTGCGGAACAAGTCTCAATCGCATGGTTTAGACCTCTATCGTTTTGGGTTTACGGCGTTCAAACCAGATCACAACAATCAGACGCGTTACGAAAATAGCCGTGAAGACAGATGTCAAAATGCCTAGTCCAAGTGTTATCGCAAAGCCTCGTACAGGCCCCGACCCAACTGCATATAGAATGACGGCCGTGATGAATGTAGTAATGTTGGCGTCCACAATCGCTGACAGCGCTTTCTCGTAGCCCAAATCAATCGCTCTAGCAGGGCCTTTTGCTGACTTCAGCTCTTCCCGAATACGTTCAAACACCAGAACATTCGCATCAACTGCCATACCAATGGTCAAGACAATTCCTGCGATTCCTGGAAGCGTCAGCGTGGCACCTAACATCGAAAGCAGTCCGAATATCAAAACCACGTTAATCACCAGAGCGATGTTGGCAAAAACACCAAAGGTGCCGTAGCTTAGAACCATAAAGACAAGCACACCGACAAACGCGACGACGCAGGCGAGCTTTCCAGCTTCGATGCTGTCCGCGCCGAGCTCTGGTCCGATTGTGCGTTCTTCAAGAAACTCAAGACCTGCAGGCAATGCACCAGCGCGCAGCAAAACAGCGAGGTTGGTGCTTTCTTCCAGCGAAAAATTACCCGTAATTATGCCAGATCCGCCGGCAATATGACTTTGAATAACGGGCGCCGAAATCACTTCGCTATCGAGCACAATAGCAAAGGGTGAGCCGATATTTTCAGCCGTGTAATCGCCAAAACGCCGCGCGCCAGTTGTATTGAACCTGAAGGAAACAGCGGGTCTACCGTTTTGATCAAAGTCAGGCTGTGCGTCGACAAGATCTTCACCCGAAACGACAGCCGCTTCTTCAAGGACATAAAAAACGCCATCTTCATCAATTGACGGCAGCACATAGTTCCCTGCCCCAGCTGGTGCATCAGCACTGTTTGCCCGACTTACTACCGAATGAAAGGTTAGTTGAGCTGTAGTCCCGATTATGGATTTCAACTCAGCAGCACTGCCCAGCCCCGGAACCTGGATCAGGATGCGATCGCCGCCCTGACGCTGGATTGTAGGCTCGCGGGTTCCCACTTCATCGATCCGGCGCCGAATGATTTCAAGAGACTGTCGTACCGTGCGCTCATCTGTGGCTAACTTTTCAGCCTCGGAGAGCTGGACGATAATCACATCTCCCTCAACGCTCACTTCAATATCGCTAGCACCCGCACCAGATAAACTAGTCACTGGTCGAGCAAGACCACGGATAAGACTTGCCGCTACCTGTAGCTGTTCTGGTTTGGAGATTTTAATGCGCAGCTCGTCATCAGCGCTTTTTTGCAAACGCACAGTGCCCACACGCGCGCGCTCTTCACGCAGGAGGTCTCTGATCTCAGGCCAACTGCCCTTGATCCTTGCGGCGTATACATCGGCGACTTTCACTTCGGCGAGCAAATGCGCTCCACCGCGCAGATCGAGCCCCAGATTAACCAATCCAGACGGCAAATAGCTCGGCCACATCTCGGCCTGTTCAGAGAGGCCCGCAGCGCTCCCCCCAGCCTCTAGCGCCTTCACTGCGTCATTGTGTGTCTCGACGCGCGTGTAGAAACCATTTGGCAAAGCAAGCATAATACCCGCAACCACAACGAGCCAGATCAGCACCCGTTTCCATGTATCAATCTGAAGCATTGTGGGCTCCGCCTCGTGCTTTAGTTACTTGAGAAGCTTAAGCTTTTGCTGGCTCTGTTTTATTCAAAACCTGAGTAATCGTGCCTTTGATGACGCGCACTTTCACAGCATCTGCTATCTCGACTTCAAGCTCGCCATCCTCACGGACCTTAACAACTTTGCCGATAATCCCGCCCTGCGTGATCACTTGGTCACCACGGCGGATGTTCTCGATCATCTGTTGATGCTCTTTCATTTTTTTCTGCTGTGGTCGGATCAAAAGGAAATACATGATCGCGAAAATCGCGGCCAACATCAGCAAGTCACCAGGTCTCATATGCGCCCCCGTCGTGGTCTGGTTATGGGCAAAGCCCTTCAAATCCAGCATTACCTATGCCTGAACAGGATTGTTTGCAATGGGCAAAGCCGAATAGAAGCAAGGTACAATGACCCGTTTACCTTGGGCCACAAAATCGGTCATAAGGCGGCAGCAAGATTTATTCCTCAAAAGGACAAGTGAGATGCACGATATTCGCGTGATCCGTGAAAACCCCAGCGAATTTGATGCCGTGATGGCACGCCGAGGGCTCGCACCAGTCTCAGGCCACATTCTGAAACTCGATGAAGAGCGTCGTAGCAAAATTCTGGCGGCTGAAACTGCGCAAGCAGCCCAAAACAAAGCGGCAAAAGAAATTGGTGCGGCAAAAGCCTCTGGCGATACGGCTCTCTTTGAAAAGCTACGAGACGAAGTCGCTGCACAAAAAGCTGAGGTGGCTACCCTTCAAGTAGAAGCCAAGACCCTAGACGCAGCTCTGACTGAAATGCTTGGCGCTCTGCCAAATCTGCTGCACGATGACGTTCCTGTAGGCGCAGATGAAGCAGACAACAGTGAGGTGCGCAGCTGGGGTACCCCCGCGACATTGAATTTCTCAGCCCGAGAACACTTCGAGCTGGAATGTGTTAAACTAGGGATGGACTTTGAAACAGCGGCCAAGCTTTCTGGCAGCCGTTTTGTTGTTCTTTCGGGCTCTGTTGCTCGCCTGCATCGAGCTTTGGCTCAACTCATGCTAGACACGCACATCGAGGAAAATGGCCTGACCGAAACCTGGACTCCTGTTCTTGTAAAAGAGGAGATGATGTATGGCACCGGTCAGCTCCCGAAGTTTGGCGAAGACAGCTACCAAACCACAAACGGCTGGTGGCTCGTGCCCACAGCAGAAGTTACCCTGACGAACATCGTCAATGGTATGACAGTGGAAGAGAATACCCTACCCCGTCGCTTCGTTGCGCACACACAATGCTTCCGTTCTGAGGCTGGAAGTGCTGGACGCGACACCTCAGGCATGCTGCGCCAACACCAGTTTGAAAAGGTGGAAATGGTTTCGATCACTCATCCAGACAAAAGTTTGGAAGAGCACGATCGCATGACGCGTTGTGCTGAAGGTATTCTAGAAAAACTAGAGCTCCCGTATCGCACTGTCGTCTTATGCACGGGTGATATCGGCTTTGGCGCAATCAAGACACATGACATTGAGGTTTGGTTGCCAGGCCAAGGAAAGTACCGCGAAATCAGCTCGGTTTCTGTCTGTGGAGATTTTCAAGCACGCCGCATGCAAGCCCGGTTCAAACCCGCAGACGGCGGGAAGCCGCAACATGTTCATACTTTGAATGGTTCAGGCTTGGCCGTTGGGCGCGCACTGATTGCCGTTCTGGAAAACGGGCAGCAAGAGGACGGATCGGTTATTCTGCCTAAGGCTCTGCACCCTTACGTTGGCGGAAAAACTACGCTCAACGTAGATGGATCATTGTGTTGAGTTTGCAAAAATTCAGCCATAGCCTGATCAAATGAACAGATTGCTCGCCTTAGCCACGTTTGCCGCAGCGATATTATTTGCAGCATCCCCGTTCTTCACCTCGGGTTTCAAAGGCTTTGAGGGCAACCAATTTCCTTTGCCTCAAATCGACCCTGCTGTTCAGCCGGCAGGTTACGCATTTTCAATTTGGGGACCGATTTATCTATGGCTCATTGCAGGAACAGGTTTCGGCCTCTTCAGGCGCGCTGATGCGATTACGTGGACAAGCTCGAGGCCCGCGCTTTTCATCAGCCTCGCCATCGGCGCAACTTGGATCGCGGTTGCCCAAATCTCAGTGATCTGGGCAACCGTTCAAATCTGGCTCATGCTTATCGCCGCCCTCGCAGCATTCGTAAGGGCAAGTGATGATGACGCTTGGTGGCAAAGAGAACCGATCGGCATTTATGCAGGGTGGCTCACAGCGGCCTCAAGCGTCTCTGTCGGTCTAGTCCTCGCAGGCTATGGATATACGACACAAGACATCGCAGCCTATGTCAGTCTCTCGATTGCTCTAATCATAGCGGTCGCAATGCAAAAAGCTTGCCCCAAGTCTCTGTCGTATCCGATCGCCGTGATTTGGGCTCTGGTCGGCATTGTCGTCAGCAATTTAGAACCGCTCAACACAAGTGTCGTAGCGCTTTGTGCTGTAGGAATAGGCTACTTGCTGATCGGGCTCATTAAAGCCCGCAACAACTAGTCTTTCTTGCGACCTTGAGTGTGCTTTCTCAACTTTGACGGCGGAGCCTTCTTGCGTCCCTTGTATGGGTTTTTGTCGCTTTGGCCGCGCATTGTCATGCGAATGGGCGTACCTGGCATGTCAAAGTCTTCCCGCAGACCGTTCACCAAGTATCGCGAATATGCAGCTGGCATCTTATCTGGATGCGAACACATAACGATAAATCCGGGCGGACGCGTTTTCGCCTGAGTCATATAACGCAGCTTGATACGCTTTCCCTGTGGCGCGGGGGGCGGATGAGCTTGGACCATGCCATCGAGCCAACGGTTCAGGTGTGCAGTCGTAATCCGCTTGTTCCAGACATCATGCGCTTTGCGAATTGCATCATGCAAGCGCTCAAGTCCACGTCCGGTTTTGGCTGA
This genomic window from Lentibacter algarum contains:
- the secF gene encoding protein translocase subunit SecF, with amino-acid sequence MRLRLVPQDTNWDFFARYKLWLGISAFMMVVAFASFVLQGLNYGIDFRGGTTIRTDSSMPIVIADYRDSIEPLGLGDITITEVFDPSFGEDKNVAMIRIQAQDGEEAVTSEVIEAVLIALQEKAPDITFSSVESVGPKVSGELIQTAMIAVVLAIGAVLIYIWLRFEWQFAVGAVVALVHDVLLTIGVFSELQIRFDLAIIAALLTIVGYSLNDTVVVFDRVRENLRKYKQKPLKEVMNISINETLSRTMMTSVTTLLALLALFFLGGDVIRGFVFAMIWGVIVGTYSSVFVASTILLWLGVKRDWTKPNATAGNQFANVDA
- the secD gene encoding protein translocase subunit SecD; the encoded protein is MLQIDTWKRVLIWLVVVAGIMLALPNGFYTRVETHNDAVKALEAGGSAAGLSEQAEMWPSYLPSGLVNLGLDLRGGAHLLAEVKVADVYAARIKGSWPEIRDLLREERARVGTVRLQKSADDELRIKISKPEQLQVAASLIRGLARPVTSLSGAGASDIEVSVEGDVIIVQLSEAEKLATDERTVRQSLEIIRRRIDEVGTREPTIQRQGGDRILIQVPGLGSAAELKSIIGTTAQLTFHSVVSRANSADAPAGAGNYVLPSIDEDGVFYVLEEAAVVSGEDLVDAQPDFDQNGRPAVSFRFNTTGARRFGDYTAENIGSPFAIVLDSEVISAPVIQSHIAGGSGIITGNFSLEESTNLAVLLRAGALPAGLEFLEERTIGPELGADSIEAGKLACVVAFVGVLVFMVLSYGTFGVFANIALVINVVLIFGLLSMLGATLTLPGIAGIVLTIGMAVDANVLVFERIREELKSAKGPARAIDLGYEKALSAIVDANITTFITAVILYAVGSGPVRGFAITLGLGILTSVFTAIFVTRLIVVIWFERRKPKTIEV
- the yajC gene encoding preprotein translocase subunit YajC, which codes for MRPGDLLMLAAIFAIMYFLLIRPQQKKMKEHQQMIENIRRGDQVITQGGIIGKVVKVREDGELEVEIADAVKVRVIKGTITQVLNKTEPAKA
- the serS gene encoding serine--tRNA ligase; amino-acid sequence: MHDIRVIRENPSEFDAVMARRGLAPVSGHILKLDEERRSKILAAETAQAAQNKAAKEIGAAKASGDTALFEKLRDEVAAQKAEVATLQVEAKTLDAALTEMLGALPNLLHDDVPVGADEADNSEVRSWGTPATLNFSAREHFELECVKLGMDFETAAKLSGSRFVVLSGSVARLHRALAQLMLDTHIEENGLTETWTPVLVKEEMMYGTGQLPKFGEDSYQTTNGWWLVPTAEVTLTNIVNGMTVEENTLPRRFVAHTQCFRSEAGSAGRDTSGMLRQHQFEKVEMVSITHPDKSLEEHDRMTRCAEGILEKLELPYRTVVLCTGDIGFGAIKTHDIEVWLPGQGKYREISSVSVCGDFQARRMQARFKPADGGKPQHVHTLNGSGLAVGRALIAVLENGQQEDGSVILPKALHPYVGGKTTLNVDGSLC